A single window of Mycobacterium sp. ITM-2016-00318 DNA harbors:
- a CDS encoding phospho-sugar mutase, whose amino-acid sequence MTSDGSPEIHEWIAHDPDPVTVAELEACSDEELSDRFAHPLTFGTAGLRGPIRGGPDGMNLAVVLRTTWAVAQVLKERDHAGSRVVVGGDARRGSEEFALAAAEVLAAEGFMVTLMFAAVPTPVVAFGARHLGASAGIQITASHNPPSHNGYKVYFDSGVQIVPPTDREIEAMVGKAPHADQIRRVPVATSGMDLIQRYVDRASRVRRTHGSARLAFTALHGVGGEYALDAFVRAGFSDVQVVESQFAPDPDFPTVPFPNPEEPGVTDELLKLAAEADAEVAIALDPDADRCAVGVPTPDGWRMLTGDETGWLLGDYILSQIDPGEVAEHAVVASSVVSSQMLARIASTHGARHVQTLTGFKWLSRADADLSECTLVYAYEEAIGHCVDPSSVRDKDGISAAVLFCDLVVALRDQGRTVLDALDDLARAHGVHTTLSVSRPVAGADEAAEVMTRLRASAPRKLCGFEVAMTDLAAVRPYERRTDAVILEGGDDDTTVRVAVRPSGTEPKVKSYIEVRRKSVDGNLDAARAEARQLAEELADLAGKF is encoded by the coding sequence ATGACGAGCGACGGCTCACCGGAAATACATGAATGGATTGCCCATGACCCCGACCCGGTGACCGTCGCCGAGTTGGAGGCGTGCAGCGACGAAGAGCTCTCAGACCGGTTCGCCCACCCGCTGACCTTCGGCACGGCAGGGCTTCGCGGACCGATCCGCGGCGGACCCGACGGGATGAACCTCGCGGTCGTGCTGCGGACGACGTGGGCCGTCGCGCAGGTGCTCAAGGAACGCGACCATGCCGGCTCACGCGTGGTCGTCGGCGGAGACGCGAGGCGCGGCTCCGAGGAATTCGCCCTCGCCGCCGCCGAGGTGCTGGCCGCCGAGGGCTTCATGGTCACCTTGATGTTCGCCGCGGTCCCGACGCCGGTGGTGGCGTTCGGCGCCCGCCATCTCGGCGCCAGCGCGGGCATCCAGATCACCGCGTCCCACAATCCGCCGTCGCACAACGGCTACAAGGTGTACTTCGACAGCGGGGTGCAGATCGTCCCGCCCACCGACCGGGAGATCGAGGCAATGGTCGGCAAGGCCCCCCACGCCGACCAGATCCGGCGGGTCCCGGTGGCGACGTCGGGCATGGACCTGATTCAGCGCTATGTCGATCGCGCCTCGCGGGTGCGTCGGACACATGGATCGGCGCGGCTGGCGTTCACCGCGCTGCACGGTGTCGGCGGCGAATATGCGCTCGATGCTTTCGTCAGAGCTGGCTTCTCCGACGTACAGGTAGTAGAAAGCCAGTTCGCTCCAGACCCGGACTTCCCAACGGTTCCGTTCCCGAATCCGGAGGAACCGGGAGTGACCGACGAGCTTCTGAAGCTCGCGGCCGAGGCCGATGCTGAGGTCGCCATCGCGCTTGATCCCGACGCCGATCGATGTGCGGTCGGGGTGCCGACACCCGATGGCTGGCGCATGCTCACGGGCGACGAGACCGGTTGGCTGCTCGGTGATTACATCCTTTCTCAGATCGATCCGGGCGAGGTCGCCGAACACGCCGTGGTGGCGAGCTCGGTGGTGTCGTCTCAGATGCTGGCTCGCATTGCGTCGACGCATGGTGCCCGGCATGTGCAGACGTTGACCGGCTTCAAGTGGCTCTCGCGGGCCGACGCTGACTTGTCGGAATGCACCCTGGTCTACGCCTATGAGGAGGCGATCGGCCACTGCGTCGACCCGTCCTCGGTGCGCGACAAGGACGGCATCAGCGCGGCGGTGTTGTTCTGCGACCTGGTCGTTGCTCTTCGCGATCAGGGCCGCACCGTTCTCGACGCCCTCGACGACCTCGCTCGTGCGCACGGCGTGCACACCACGCTCTCGGTCTCACGGCCAGTGGCCGGAGCCGATGAGGCCGCGGAAGTCATGACCCGGCTGCGCGCAAGCGCGCCCAGGAAGCTGTGCGGTTTCGAAGTCGCGATGACGGACTTGGCGGCGGTACGGCCCTACGAGCGCAGAACCGACGCGGTGATCCTCGAGGGCGGAGACGACGACACCACCGTCCGGGTGGCGGTGCGACCGTCTGGCACCGAGCCGAAGGTCAAGTCCTACATCGAGGTTCGTCGGAAGTCCGTCGACGGAAACCTCGACGCCGCGCGGGCCGAGGCCAGACAGCTGGCCGAAGAGCTGGCCGACCTGGCCGGAAAGTTCTAG
- a CDS encoding amidohydrolase: MTLLEAADDWLAAHFDDVVAWRRHIHTHPELGRQEFATTQFVASHLADAGLNPKVLPGGTGLICDFGPEHGPRIALRADMDALPMSDRTGMPYASEVPNVAHACGHDAHTAVLLGAALALNSVPELPVGVRLIFQAAEELMPGGAIDAISAGAINGVSRIFALHCDPRLAVGRVAVRQGPITSAADHIEVTLHSQGGHTSRPHLTGDLVYGLGTLITGVPGVLSRRIDPRTSTVMVWGAVNAGVAANAIPQTGMLAGTVRTANRDTWLTLEAIVGETITALLAPLGIEHMLHYKRGVPPVVNEEISTRILTHAIEAIGPGVLADTRQSGGGEDFSWYLEEIPGAMARLGVWSGRGPQLDLHQPTFDIDERALAVGVRTLVNIVEEAAAF; this comes from the coding sequence GTGACGCTTCTCGAGGCCGCCGACGACTGGCTCGCCGCCCACTTCGATGACGTGGTGGCCTGGCGCAGGCACATCCACACCCATCCCGAACTCGGCCGACAGGAGTTCGCCACCACGCAGTTTGTGGCGTCGCATCTGGCCGACGCCGGGCTGAACCCGAAAGTGTTGCCCGGCGGCACGGGTCTGATCTGCGACTTCGGTCCCGAGCACGGCCCGCGCATCGCGCTGCGGGCGGATATGGACGCGCTGCCGATGTCCGACCGCACCGGGATGCCGTACGCGTCCGAGGTGCCCAACGTCGCGCACGCCTGCGGGCACGATGCGCATACCGCGGTGTTGCTCGGTGCGGCTCTCGCGCTGAACTCGGTGCCCGAGCTGCCGGTCGGTGTCCGGCTGATCTTCCAAGCCGCCGAGGAGCTGATGCCCGGCGGCGCCATCGACGCGATTTCGGCGGGCGCAATCAACGGGGTGTCGCGCATTTTCGCGTTGCACTGCGATCCGCGGCTGGCGGTCGGAAGGGTCGCGGTGCGGCAAGGACCGATCACGTCGGCCGCCGACCACATCGAGGTCACGCTGCACAGCCAGGGCGGACACACGTCGCGACCGCATCTGACCGGCGACCTCGTTTACGGGCTCGGCACGCTGATCACCGGGGTGCCGGGGGTGTTGTCGCGCCGCATCGACCCGCGCACCAGCACGGTGATGGTGTGGGGCGCCGTCAACGCCGGTGTCGCGGCCAACGCAATCCCGCAGACCGGCATGCTCGCTGGCACCGTGCGCACGGCCAACCGCGACACTTGGCTGACGCTGGAAGCCATTGTCGGCGAGACGATTACGGCACTGCTCGCACCGCTGGGCATCGAGCACATGCTGCATTACAAGCGCGGCGTGCCGCCGGTGGTCAACGAGGAGATCTCGACCCGGATTCTGACCCATGCCATCGAGGCCATCGGGCCCGGGGTGCTGGCCGATACCCGGCAGTCCGGCGGCGGCGAGGACTTCTCCTGGTATCTCGAGGAGATTCCGGGTGCGATGGCGCGGCTGGGGGTCTGGTCGGGCCGCGGCCCGCAGCTCGATCTGCACCAGCCGACGTTCGACATCGACGAGCGTGCGCTTGCGGTGGGCGTTCGCACACTGGTGAACATCGTCGAAGAGGCCGCCGCCTTTTAG
- a CDS encoding gamma-glutamylcyclotransferase — translation MPIYAAYGSNMHPEQMQERAPHSPMAGTGWLHGWRLTFGGEDIGWEGALATLVEDPLEKVFVVLYDMTDADERNLDRWEGSELGVHKKIRCRVDRLSSDTTTDPVLAWLYVVDAWEGGLPSARYLGVVADAAEIAGAPEEYVRDLRNRPSRNIGPGTSS, via the coding sequence GTGCCGATTTACGCCGCGTACGGATCGAACATGCATCCGGAACAGATGCAGGAGCGGGCACCGCACTCGCCGATGGCGGGCACCGGATGGTTGCACGGCTGGCGGCTCACCTTCGGCGGCGAGGACATCGGCTGGGAAGGCGCGCTGGCCACGCTCGTCGAGGATCCGCTGGAGAAGGTGTTCGTCGTGCTCTACGACATGACCGATGCCGACGAGCGGAACCTGGACCGCTGGGAGGGAAGCGAGCTGGGTGTGCACAAGAAGATCCGGTGCCGCGTGGACCGGCTGTCGTCGGATACCACGACCGACCCGGTGCTGGCTTGGCTGTACGTCGTCGACGCCTGGGAAGGCGGGCTTCCCTCGGCGCGCTATCTCGGTGTGGTGGCCGACGCGGCCGAAATCGCCGGTGCGCCGGAGGAATACGTGCGCGATCTGCGCAACCGGCCGTCCCGCAACATCGGCCCCGGCACGTCGTCCTAG
- a CDS encoding MarR family transcriptional regulator, whose amino-acid sequence MTDVRAGSPATELRESMMAVTRQMRRHRPDHGLTLSQLEVLGEVSRTTRTRGAKQTTRTRGAKQTGVSTPAEVAARLHVRVQSLTDSINELVSRGLVSRRPDDDDRRRQLVEITDDGVALLTDDRAERDAWLNTTMRENLTDLEFDLLMLVAPVLRKLAYPEGKVGTHEP is encoded by the coding sequence ATGACCGACGTGCGCGCCGGATCGCCCGCCACCGAGTTGCGGGAGTCGATGATGGCCGTGACCAGGCAGATGCGCAGGCACCGCCCCGATCACGGGTTGACGCTGTCTCAGCTGGAGGTGCTCGGCGAGGTCAGCCGGACCACGCGCACGCGAGGAGCGAAACAGACCACGCGCACGCGAGGAGCGAAACAGACCGGCGTGAGCACCCCCGCCGAGGTGGCCGCGCGCCTGCACGTGCGCGTGCAATCGCTCACCGACAGCATCAATGAATTGGTGAGCCGGGGCCTGGTGTCGCGCCGCCCCGATGACGACGATCGGCGTCGCCAGCTGGTCGAGATCACCGACGACGGGGTGGCGCTGCTCACCGACGACCGCGCCGAGCGCGACGCCTGGCTGAACACGACCATGCGGGAAAACCTCACCGACCTCGAATTCGACCTGCTCATGCTGGTTGCGCCCGTGTTGCGGAAGCTGGCTTACCCCGAAGGAAAAGTGGGAACACACGAGCCATGA
- a CDS encoding AbrB family transcriptional regulator, with protein MTRERLKRTGNWVLLVIATVAVTVPLTMLGVPSAALFAALVVGTALALPSLAPSRMPRHAGIAAQGVLGVYIGTMVHSDAVSALGPDWPIVVAVAVATLVLSITAGALLGLHRDVSPLTGSLALVAGGASGLVAIARELGGDDRVVAVVQYLRVALVTASMPVVVTMIYHADRTHHSAAAAQNGSAPWYSSVAMMAVCIVAGAAGGKLLRLPGAGLLGPLALTVALQLSGLSFGLSVPNVLVQIGYMVIGWQAGVVFTRESLRAVGRILPAAIALIVLLGVATAGFGVLLADIAGKTPLEGYLATSPGGVYAVLAIAVETGSGVTFIIAAQVFRVLLMLFTAPLLARTVIKLTERRARRQSREITEASREPVRVAD; from the coding sequence GTGACGAGAGAGCGACTGAAGCGGACAGGCAATTGGGTGCTGCTGGTCATCGCCACCGTCGCCGTCACCGTGCCGCTGACAATGCTCGGCGTTCCGTCGGCCGCGCTGTTCGCCGCGCTCGTCGTCGGCACCGCGTTGGCGCTGCCTTCGCTGGCGCCCAGCCGGATGCCGCGACACGCGGGCATCGCCGCCCAGGGTGTGCTCGGCGTCTACATCGGCACGATGGTCCACAGCGACGCCGTCAGCGCTCTGGGGCCGGACTGGCCGATCGTGGTCGCCGTCGCGGTCGCCACCTTGGTACTCAGCATCACCGCGGGTGCGCTGCTTGGACTGCACCGCGACGTCAGCCCCCTCACCGGCTCGCTCGCGTTGGTCGCAGGCGGCGCGTCCGGACTGGTGGCGATCGCCCGTGAACTCGGAGGCGACGATCGCGTCGTCGCCGTCGTGCAATACCTGCGCGTGGCATTGGTGACCGCCTCGATGCCCGTCGTCGTCACCATGATCTACCACGCGGACCGCACGCACCACTCCGCGGCCGCCGCTCAGAACGGCTCGGCGCCTTGGTATTCGAGCGTGGCGATGATGGCGGTCTGCATCGTCGCGGGTGCGGCGGGCGGCAAGCTTCTCCGCCTTCCCGGTGCGGGACTGCTGGGGCCGCTCGCGCTGACCGTTGCGCTGCAACTCAGCGGGTTGTCGTTCGGCCTCTCGGTACCCAACGTGTTGGTGCAGATCGGCTACATGGTGATCGGCTGGCAGGCAGGCGTCGTCTTCACGCGTGAGTCGCTGCGGGCGGTCGGCCGGATCCTGCCTGCGGCCATTGCGCTGATCGTGCTGCTCGGTGTCGCCACCGCAGGCTTCGGCGTGCTGCTGGCCGACATCGCAGGCAAGACACCGCTCGAGGGTTACCTCGCGACCAGTCCCGGCGGCGTCTACGCCGTGCTGGCGATCGCCGTCGAAACAGGTTCAGGCGTCACCTTCATCATCGCCGCCCAGGTTTTCCGTGTGCTGCTGATGCTGTTCACCGCGCCGTTGCTGGCCCGAACCGTGATCAAGTTGACCGAGCGTCGCGCTCGACGTCAGAGCCGGGAGATCACCGAGGCGAGCAGGGAACCCGTCCGCGTCGCCGACTGA
- a CDS encoding NAD(P)H-quinone dehydrogenase, whose translation MAATRIVIIGGGPAGYEAALVAAARGRDAAEMTVVDSDGIGGACVLWDCVPSKTFIASTGVRTELRRAPDLGFDLKFENAEIQLPRINERVKRLAAAQSADIADRLQSEGVTLIDGRGELVDDVPGMAQHRIKVSTPDGSTNLLEADVVLIATGASPRVLPGAMPDGERILNWRQLYDLDALPDHLVVVGSGVTGAEFVNAYTELGVTITVVASRDQILPHEDSDAAAVLEELWEQRGVKLEKNARAESVVRSGDGVLVTLTDGRTVEASHALMTVGSVPNTSELGLEKVGIELGEGNYLTVDRVSRTSAPGIYAAGDCTGLMLLASVAAMQGRIAMYHALGEALSPIRLRTVAAAVFTRPEIAAVGVPQAKIDDGTVAARTIMLPLETNARAKMSSLRRGFVKIFCRPATGVVIGGVVVAPIASELIMPIAMAVQDGLPVDELAETFSVYPSLSGSITEAGRRLMRHDDLD comes from the coding sequence GTGGCAGCTACCCGAATTGTGATCATCGGCGGCGGCCCCGCCGGGTATGAAGCGGCGCTGGTCGCCGCCGCCCGCGGCCGGGACGCCGCCGAGATGACTGTCGTCGACAGCGACGGCATCGGTGGCGCCTGCGTGCTGTGGGACTGCGTGCCGTCGAAAACGTTCATCGCCTCGACCGGCGTGCGGACGGAGCTGCGCCGGGCCCCTGATCTGGGGTTCGATCTCAAATTCGAGAACGCCGAGATTCAGCTGCCGCGGATCAACGAGCGTGTCAAGAGGCTTGCCGCCGCACAGTCCGCCGATATCGCCGACCGGCTGCAAAGCGAGGGCGTCACCCTCATCGACGGACGCGGCGAACTCGTCGACGACGTGCCCGGCATGGCGCAGCACCGCATCAAGGTCAGCACACCCGACGGCTCGACGAACTTGTTGGAAGCCGATGTGGTGTTGATCGCCACCGGCGCCAGCCCACGCGTGCTGCCCGGCGCGATGCCCGACGGCGAGCGAATCCTCAACTGGCGCCAGCTCTATGACCTCGATGCGCTGCCCGACCATCTCGTAGTGGTCGGTTCCGGCGTCACCGGCGCCGAATTCGTCAACGCCTACACCGAACTCGGCGTGACGATCACGGTGGTGGCCAGCCGCGACCAGATCCTGCCGCACGAGGACTCCGACGCCGCCGCGGTGCTCGAAGAGCTGTGGGAGCAGCGCGGCGTCAAACTGGAGAAGAACGCGCGGGCCGAGTCGGTCGTCCGTTCCGGTGACGGTGTTCTGGTGACGTTGACCGATGGCCGCACCGTCGAGGCCAGCCACGCGTTGATGACCGTCGGGTCGGTGCCCAACACGTCGGAACTCGGCCTGGAGAAGGTCGGGATCGAACTCGGCGAGGGCAACTACCTGACCGTGGACAGGGTGTCGCGCACCTCGGCGCCGGGCATTTACGCGGCGGGCGACTGCACAGGCCTGATGCTGCTGGCTTCTGTTGCCGCGATGCAGGGCCGCATCGCCATGTACCACGCGCTGGGCGAGGCGCTGAGCCCAATCAGGCTCCGCACCGTCGCAGCTGCCGTGTTCACCCGCCCGGAGATCGCCGCCGTCGGCGTGCCGCAGGCCAAGATCGACGACGGAACGGTCGCCGCCCGCACGATCATGCTGCCGCTGGAAACCAATGCGCGAGCCAAGATGTCCAGCCTGCGCCGAGGCTTCGTGAAGATCTTCTGCCGGCCGGCAACCGGGGTGGTGATCGGCGGCGTGGTCGTCGCGCCGATCGCCTCCGAACTGATCATGCCGATCGCGATGGCGGTGCAGGACGGTCTACCTGTCGATGAACTGGCGGAGACGTTTTCCGTCTACCCGAGCCTGTCGGGCTCCATCACCGAAGCCGGCCGACGGCTGATGCGGCACGACGATCTGGACTAG
- a CDS encoding glycerol-3-phosphate dehydrogenase/oxidase has product MSDPIPATTGKGQTLLGPEQRKEAWDRLGSEQFDVVVIGGGVVGAGAALDAATRGLKVALVEARDFASGTSSRSSKMFHGGLRYLEQLEFGLVREALHERELSLTTLAPHLVKPLPFLFPLTNRLWERPYVAAGIFLYDQLGGSKSVPAQKHLFKAGALRLAPGLKRSSLIGAIRYYDTVVDDARHTMTVARTAAHYGAVVRTSTQVVSLFREGDRVTGVTVRDSEDGSMTEVHGHVVVNATGVWTDEIQALSKQRGRFRVRASKGVHIVVPRDRIVSEVAIILRTERSVLFVIPWGTHWIIGTTDTDWNLDLAHPAATKADIDYILTHVNKVLATPLTHDDIDGVYAGLRPLLAGESESTSKLSREHAVAVPAPGLVAIAGGKYTTYRVMGEDAIDAASEYVPTRVAPSITEKVPLMGADGYFALINQTEHVGSLYGLHPYRVRHLLDRYGSLIGEVLAMAVGRPDLLAPIGEAPVYLRVEAWYAAVAEGALHLEDILARRMRISIEYPHRGVDCAREVAEIVAPILGWSAEDVDREVNTYIARVDAEVRSQQQPDDESADALRAAAPEARAEILEPVPLT; this is encoded by the coding sequence GTGAGCGACCCGATCCCCGCTACGACGGGCAAGGGGCAGACCCTGCTGGGTCCCGAGCAGCGGAAAGAGGCATGGGACCGACTCGGCAGCGAGCAGTTCGACGTCGTCGTCATCGGCGGCGGCGTGGTCGGGGCAGGCGCTGCGCTCGATGCCGCGACCCGCGGGCTGAAGGTCGCCCTCGTCGAGGCCCGCGACTTCGCGTCGGGCACGTCGAGCCGATCATCGAAGATGTTCCACGGCGGGCTGCGCTACCTGGAGCAGCTCGAGTTCGGGTTGGTGCGCGAGGCGCTCCACGAACGTGAGCTGTCGCTGACGACACTCGCGCCGCATCTGGTCAAACCGCTGCCGTTCCTGTTCCCGTTGACCAACCGCTTGTGGGAGCGGCCCTATGTCGCGGCGGGCATTTTTCTCTACGACCAGCTCGGCGGATCGAAATCGGTTCCAGCGCAGAAGCATTTGTTCAAGGCGGGCGCCCTGCGGCTGGCGCCGGGACTCAAGCGGAGCTCTTTGATCGGCGCCATCCGCTACTACGACACCGTGGTCGACGACGCCCGCCACACCATGACGGTCGCCCGCACGGCCGCACATTACGGCGCGGTGGTGCGAACCTCGACGCAGGTGGTTTCGCTTTTCCGCGAAGGGGATCGGGTGACCGGGGTCACCGTCCGCGACTCGGAGGACGGGTCCATGACCGAAGTCCACGGTCACGTCGTCGTCAACGCCACCGGTGTGTGGACCGACGAGATCCAGGCGTTGTCCAAGCAGCGCGGTCGATTCCGGGTGCGGGCGTCCAAGGGTGTGCACATCGTGGTGCCGCGCGACCGCATCGTCAGCGAGGTGGCGATCATCCTGCGCACCGAGAGATCGGTACTGTTCGTCATCCCGTGGGGTACGCACTGGATCATCGGCACCACGGACACCGACTGGAACCTCGACCTCGCGCATCCCGCGGCCACCAAGGCCGACATCGACTACATCCTGACCCACGTCAACAAGGTGCTGGCCACGCCGCTCACCCATGACGACATCGACGGTGTGTACGCGGGGCTTCGCCCGCTGCTGGCGGGGGAGAGCGAGTCGACGTCGAAGCTGTCGCGTGAGCACGCCGTCGCCGTTCCCGCGCCAGGCCTCGTCGCCATCGCGGGAGGCAAGTACACGACCTACCGAGTGATGGGCGAGGACGCAATCGATGCTGCGAGCGAATACGTGCCGACGCGCGTGGCGCCGTCGATCACCGAGAAGGTTCCGCTGATGGGCGCCGACGGCTATTTCGCGTTGATCAACCAGACCGAGCACGTGGGGTCGCTCTACGGGCTGCATCCCTACCGGGTGCGGCACCTGCTGGATCGTTACGGCTCGCTGATCGGCGAGGTGCTGGCGATGGCAGTGGGCAGGCCGGACCTGCTGGCGCCGATCGGCGAAGCGCCGGTGTACCTGCGGGTCGAGGCGTGGTACGCCGCGGTGGCCGAGGGCGCGCTGCACCTCGAGGACATCTTGGCCCGCCGCATGCGGATCTCGATCGAATATCCGCACCGCGGCGTGGACTGTGCGCGCGAGGTCGCCGAAATCGTGGCGCCCATTCTCGGTTGGAGCGCCGAGGACGTCGACCGCGAGGTGAACACCTACATCGCCCGGGTGGACGCTGAGGTGCGGTCGCAGCAGCAGCCCGACGACGAGTCGGCCGACGCACTGCGGGCGGCTGCGCCGGAGGCGCGCGCCGAGATCCTCGAGCCGGTGCCACTCACTTGA
- a CDS encoding M20 family metallopeptidase: MPTATASVSVEDAVNRRSGDLIELSHAIHAEPELAFAEHKSCAKAQALVAEYGFDITAAPAGLDTAFRAEFGSGPLVIGICAEYDALPELGHACGHNIIAASAVGAALALADVADDLGLKIVLLGTPAEEAGGGKVLLLNAGTFDDIAATVMIHPGPIDIARARSLALSQVEVTYRGMAAHAAVAPYLGVNAADATTLAQTAIGLLRQQFAPGQMAHGIVTDGGQAANVIPARAVLQYIMRATDATSLRHLEDKMADCFLAGAIATGCDYEVEETEPPYDELAPDRWLADVFRGEMVRLGRAPIGEEIEAAVPLGSTDMGNITQVMPGIHPVIGVEADGASVHQPGFAAAAASPSGDKAVVEGAVMLARTVVALAEMPTERDRVLELHAERVAP, from the coding sequence ATGCCCACCGCCACCGCCTCCGTCAGCGTCGAAGACGCAGTAAACCGGCGAAGTGGCGACCTTATCGAGCTGTCCCACGCCATACACGCCGAACCGGAGCTGGCTTTCGCCGAGCACAAGAGCTGCGCCAAGGCGCAGGCGTTGGTCGCCGAGTACGGCTTCGACATCACCGCTGCGCCTGCCGGGCTGGACACGGCGTTTCGCGCCGAGTTCGGCAGCGGTCCCTTGGTCATCGGCATCTGCGCGGAATACGACGCCCTGCCGGAGCTCGGGCATGCTTGCGGCCACAACATCATTGCCGCCTCAGCCGTCGGCGCGGCACTGGCACTCGCCGACGTCGCCGACGATCTCGGCCTCAAGATCGTGCTGCTCGGTACCCCGGCTGAAGAGGCGGGCGGCGGAAAAGTGTTGTTGCTCAACGCGGGAACGTTCGACGACATCGCCGCGACGGTGATGATCCATCCGGGCCCGATCGACATTGCGCGAGCGCGTTCGCTGGCGCTGTCCCAGGTCGAGGTGACCTACCGCGGCATGGCGGCCCACGCTGCCGTCGCACCGTATCTGGGTGTCAACGCCGCTGACGCGACCACGCTGGCGCAGACGGCCATTGGGTTGCTCCGTCAGCAGTTCGCGCCCGGCCAGATGGCTCACGGGATCGTCACCGACGGCGGCCAGGCCGCGAATGTCATTCCGGCCCGCGCGGTGCTGCAGTACATCATGCGCGCGACCGACGCGACATCACTGCGCCATCTCGAGGACAAAATGGCCGACTGCTTCCTCGCAGGCGCGATCGCGACGGGCTGCGACTACGAGGTGGAAGAGACCGAACCGCCGTACGACGAACTCGCGCCGGACAGGTGGCTGGCCGACGTTTTTCGCGGCGAGATGGTCCGCCTCGGCAGGGCACCGATAGGTGAGGAGATCGAGGCAGCCGTGCCATTGGGTAGCACCGACATGGGCAACATCACGCAGGTGATGCCGGGTATCCATCCTGTTATCGGAGTGGAAGCCGACGGGGCATCGGTGCACCAGCCCGGCTTCGCCGCCGCTGCCGCCAGCCCGAGCGGGGACAAGGCCGTCGTCGAGGGCGCGGTCATGCTGGCGCGCACGGTCGTCGCGCTCGCCGAAATGCCCACGGAGCGGGATCGGGTGCTCGAATTGCATGCTGAGCGGGTGGCGCCGTGA
- a CDS encoding purine-nucleoside phosphorylase, whose translation MTDPDAVAQQAAAAIRERTGVDGHDVAVILGSGWAPAAAELGAPTAVVPMGELPGFSPPTAEGHRGDLISARTGGHRVLVFVGRLHAYEGHDLSHVVHPVRTACAAGVHTLVLTNAAGGLREDFTVGQPVLISDHLNLTARSPLIGAQFVDLVDAYSPRLRALAREVDPDLADGVYACLPGPHYETPAEIRMLRTLGADLVGMSTVHETIAARAAGAEVLAVSLVTNAAAGMTGEPLNHEEVLEAGRQSATRTGSLLASVISRL comes from the coding sequence GTGACCGATCCGGACGCGGTAGCGCAGCAGGCGGCAGCCGCAATCCGCGAACGCACCGGAGTCGACGGCCATGATGTCGCCGTCATCCTGGGTTCGGGGTGGGCACCCGCGGCCGCTGAGTTGGGTGCTCCGACCGCGGTGGTTCCGATGGGTGAACTACCCGGATTCTCTCCCCCGACCGCCGAAGGGCATCGCGGCGACCTCATTTCTGCGCGGACCGGCGGTCATCGCGTGCTGGTGTTCGTCGGCAGGCTCCACGCCTATGAGGGACACGATCTGAGCCATGTCGTGCATCCGGTGCGTACCGCGTGCGCCGCAGGCGTCCACACCTTGGTTCTGACCAACGCCGCCGGCGGGCTGAGAGAGGATTTCACGGTTGGACAGCCCGTGCTGATCAGCGACCACCTGAACCTGACCGCACGATCGCCGCTGATCGGTGCGCAGTTCGTGGATCTGGTCGACGCCTATTCACCCCGGCTGCGGGCGCTGGCCCGCGAGGTCGACCCCGACCTCGCCGACGGTGTCTACGCCTGCCTGCCGGGGCCGCATTACGAGACCCCCGCAGAAATCAGGATGTTGCGCACGCTCGGCGCGGACCTGGTCGGCATGTCGACGGTGCACGAGACGATCGCCGCACGAGCGGCGGGCGCCGAGGTGCTCGCGGTTTCGTTGGTGACGAACGCCGCCGCGGGGATGACGGGCGAGCCGCTGAATCACGAAGAGGTATTGGAAGCGGGCCGTCAGTCGGCGACGCGGACGGGTTCCCTGCTCGCCTCGGTGATCTCCCGGCTCTGA